In Candidatus Bathyarchaeia archaeon, one DNA window encodes the following:
- a CDS encoding DUF2070 family protein: MNPDDSFNQHLDRAVRHYSSLFTLPSYRRSLAFSWVICQVIGLLHAFSINPVLSGLVHGLVLGFSLFAVTVLINYCLRLCAFRKDPVYDLRRIAALSLFCWIFWLPFILMGSFAAFLFSRVWAVRLCLMGFSTILILRLITLYVTSSSNVKSFLAASIVPPLLCLAPFTLLWLNVANPWRVSLFLPFALAVALFSSFLFIALLNNVGRKVVGFPSLYIFKAFLLNWIANLNEPFEYFLESLGEESEVDVSILRFDREAGSVYVVVPSVHPGPFKNIGSSLLPSMLKDSLEQKLGGVVCVPLGLLGHERDLASQKECQKIIDHVVESVAFIASEDGATPFFKVKNEPATVCCQWLGNVALFTFSLAPHTTEDLPPDLGLYVQNKAEKMGLENCVFVNAHNSIDGVLEPEKALKALEEAALACLDKVSSSEKFPFKVGAAVVKPKEFSLSDGMGSGGITVVVVEVGGAKTAYVVFDGNNMVSGLREKILSALKPLGIHDGEVLTTDTHSVNAVTLTTRGYHPIGEVMNHERIVEYIKEATCAAIANLSQAKVGFRRIKIRKVRVIGREALEKLCVLPDMVVQRAKRVVVPLFAATSLLLMLVLLSV; this comes from the coding sequence ATGAACCCAGATGACTCCTTTAATCAGCACTTAGACAGGGCTGTTAGGCATTATTCATCACTTTTTACGTTGCCCTCTTATAGACGTAGTCTCGCTTTCTCATGGGTGATATGTCAAGTCATCGGCCTGCTCCATGCCTTTTCCATTAATCCCGTCTTATCCGGGCTTGTTCATGGTTTGGTTCTGGGCTTCTCCCTTTTTGCCGTCACGGTGCTTATAAATTACTGCCTGAGGCTTTGTGCTTTTAGAAAGGATCCCGTCTATGATTTGAGGCGAATAGCTGCTCTTTCTCTTTTCTGCTGGATTTTCTGGCTTCCCTTCATCCTTATGGGTTCTTTCGCTGCATTTCTTTTTAGTCGAGTGTGGGCTGTTAGACTTTGCTTGATGGGCTTCTCCACCATTCTAATCTTACGTTTGATAACGCTTTACGTGACCTCTTCGTCCAACGTAAAATCCTTCTTGGCGGCTTCTATCGTTCCACCCCTCTTATGTTTAGCCCCCTTCACCCTTCTTTGGTTGAACGTGGCGAATCCTTGGAGGGTTTCTCTGTTCTTGCCGTTCGCCCTTGCTGTCGCCCTTTTCTCCAGTTTTCTCTTCATAGCTCTCCTTAACAACGTTGGCCGAAAGGTTGTGGGTTTTCCCTCTTTGTATATTTTCAAGGCGTTCCTTTTGAACTGGATTGCCAATTTAAATGAGCCCTTCGAATATTTCCTCGAAAGCCTCGGCGAGGAAAGCGAAGTCGATGTCTCAATTCTGCGCTTTGACCGGGAAGCTGGCAGCGTTTATGTGGTTGTTCCCTCGGTTCATCCTGGTCCATTCAAAAATATTGGAAGCAGTCTCCTGCCATCAATGCTTAAAGACAGCTTAGAGCAAAAGTTGGGCGGTGTCGTATGTGTGCCGCTGGGGCTGCTCGGCCATGAACGTGATCTGGCATCTCAAAAAGAATGTCAAAAAATAATTGATCATGTTGTTGAGTCCGTCGCTTTTATAGCCAGCGAGGATGGAGCCACACCTTTCTTCAAGGTTAAAAATGAACCAGCTACTGTGTGCTGTCAATGGCTTGGAAACGTTGCTCTATTCACTTTTTCCCTAGCGCCACATACCACTGAGGACCTCCCACCCGACTTGGGTCTTTATGTTCAAAACAAAGCCGAGAAGATGGGCTTGGAAAACTGCGTTTTTGTAAATGCCCATAACAGTATAGATGGGGTTCTTGAACCGGAGAAGGCTTTGAAGGCTCTAGAGGAGGCTGCCCTAGCTTGTCTGGATAAAGTTTCCTCGTCGGAGAAGTTCCCTTTCAAGGTGGGCGCCGCCGTTGTTAAGCCCAAGGAGTTCAGCCTTTCAGATGGTATGGGATCCGGCGGCATAACTGTGGTGGTTGTTGAGGTTGGTGGGGCGAAAACGGCTTACGTGGTTTTTGACGGAAACAATATGGTTTCAGGATTGCGAGAGAAGATTCTGTCAGCGCTAAAGCCGCTGGGCATCCATGACGGGGAAGTCTTAACAACGGACACGCATTCTGTGAATGCGGTAACTTTGACTACCCGAGGATATCATCCAATAGGCGAGGTTATGAATCATGAAAGGATCGTCGAGTACATCAAGGAGGCAACATGCGCTGCCATCGCAAACTTGAGTCAAGCCAAGGTTGGCTTCCGCCGCATAAAAATTCGGAAAGTTAGGGTTATTGGGAGGGAAGCCCTAGAAAAACTATGTGTGCTCCCGGA